In Natronococcus occultus SP4, the following proteins share a genomic window:
- a CDS encoding MaoC family dehydratase — protein MAYSYEPHYFEDFEEGQTFESVGRTVTEADFVMHSALAGDWTELHTNKEYAEDSPFGERIAHGPMTFVQATGFVYRTGIVERTAFAFLGMNYMDLPNPVYIGDTLSLEIEVTEVEDTASRDDAGLVVLDTEMTNQDDTVVFQGDMKFLIKTAE, from the coding sequence ATGGCCTACAGCTACGAACCGCACTACTTCGAGGACTTCGAGGAAGGCCAGACCTTCGAGAGCGTCGGCCGCACGGTAACGGAAGCCGACTTCGTCATGCACTCGGCGCTCGCGGGAGACTGGACGGAACTCCACACCAACAAGGAGTACGCCGAGGACAGCCCCTTCGGCGAGCGGATCGCCCACGGACCGATGACGTTCGTTCAGGCGACCGGGTTCGTCTACCGGACCGGGATCGTCGAACGGACCGCCTTCGCCTTCCTCGGGATGAACTACATGGATCTGCCGAACCCGGTCTACATCGGCGATACGCTCTCGCTGGAGATCGAGGTCACCGAGGTCGAGGACACCGCCAGCCGCGACGACGCCGGACTGGTCGTCCTCGACACGGAGATGACGAACCAGGACGACACCGTCGTCTTCCAGGGCGACATGAAATTCCTCATCAAAACCGCCGAGTGA
- a CDS encoding DUF4212 domain-containing protein, producing MTENTTQETDDAVETDGGVKTEAYLDKEINIFKPATPFMRDHLKVIWISFAAWVLVVFGPTTATVLAPDLMTETTILNGFPLHFFLAAIFTPLAALLLSVGYAMQRDRLDTKYGISHESEEETDSGTVAADGGNE from the coding sequence ATGACAGAGAATACCACTCAAGAAACGGACGACGCCGTCGAGACCGACGGTGGCGTGAAAACCGAGGCGTACCTCGACAAGGAGATCAACATCTTCAAACCGGCGACCCCGTTCATGCGGGATCACCTGAAGGTGATCTGGATCTCGTTTGCCGCGTGGGTCCTGGTCGTCTTCGGACCGACGACTGCCACCGTCCTCGCACCGGATCTGATGACCGAAACAACGATCCTCAACGGGTTCCCGCTGCACTTCTTCCTGGCAGCGATCTTCACGCCGCTTGCCGCGCTGTTGCTGTCGGTCGGCTACGCGATGCAACGCGACCGGCTCGACACCAAGTACGGCATCTCCCACGAGAGCGAGGAAGAGACCGACTCCGGTACCGTCGCTGCCGACGGAGGTAACGAATGA
- the paaB gene encoding 1,2-phenylacetyl-CoA epoxidase subunit PaaB, whose protein sequence is MIWEVFRQEKAGNYHTHCGNVHAPDREMATQFAAIQHGRRKPTNSLWVVPKEEIGEIDTEDVAFGGTTDKSYRWATAYNTSGKDAREVVESEDEQATAERQRGDD, encoded by the coding sequence ATGATCTGGGAAGTGTTCCGCCAGGAGAAAGCTGGCAACTACCACACCCACTGTGGGAACGTTCACGCGCCCGACCGGGAGATGGCAACGCAGTTCGCCGCGATCCAGCACGGCCGCCGGAAACCGACGAACAGCCTCTGGGTCGTCCCCAAAGAGGAGATCGGCGAAATCGACACCGAGGACGTCGCCTTCGGCGGAACGACCGACAAGAGCTACCGGTGGGCGACGGCCTACAACACCAGCGGGAAGGACGCCCGCGAGGTCGTCGAGAGCGAGGACGAACAGGCGACCGCCGAGCGACAGCGGGGTGACGACTGA
- the acs gene encoding acetate--CoA ligase → MSQDDVSLEARLEEQDTFEPPESFVEQANVTDEGIYEEFEENWPECWEGAADLLSWEQEYDTVLDEGGAPFYEWFTGGELNASYNCIDRHVESGDGDRTAVEWEGELGETRSYTYEELLEEVQAVAATLRELGVEEDDVVTLYMPMIPELTVAMLACARIGAPHSVVFAGFSADALATRMNSSDSEYLITADGYYRRGDSLDHLSKTNEGLEDVEHETATIVVDRLGDDLDHSLADGQHDYEELVDENRGETVEPVTRDAEDMLFLMYTSGTTGQPKGVKHTTAGYLAYTAWTSQAVLDLEPGDTYWCSADIGWITGHSYIVYGPLALGTTTVMYEGTPDYPDKDRFWEIVEKNEVDVFYTAPTAIRAFMKWGKEYPEKHDLSSLRLLGTVGEPINPRAWKWYYKHIGGEECPIVDTWWQTETGGHMITTLPGVNEMKPGSAGPGLPGVDTRIVDAQGEEVDAGEAGYLTVQKPWPGMLRTLYQNDERFIEEYWEEYSDPDADEWVYFPEDGAKIDEDDYITVLGRVDDVINVSGHRLGTMEIESAIVGVEGVAEAAVVGGDHEVKGEAVYAYVITEDGYEGDDELAEEIVEGVVDAIGPIAKPEDVVFTPELPKTRSGKIMRRLLEDIASGNELGNTSTLRNPEVVDEIAAQVQDE, encoded by the coding sequence ATGTCACAGGACGACGTCAGTCTGGAGGCACGGCTCGAGGAGCAGGATACCTTCGAGCCGCCCGAATCGTTCGTCGAGCAGGCGAACGTAACAGACGAGGGGATCTACGAGGAGTTCGAGGAGAACTGGCCGGAGTGTTGGGAGGGTGCTGCCGATCTGCTCTCCTGGGAGCAGGAGTACGACACCGTTCTCGACGAGGGGGGCGCACCGTTCTACGAGTGGTTCACGGGCGGGGAGCTCAACGCCTCGTACAACTGCATCGACAGACACGTCGAATCGGGCGACGGCGACAGAACCGCCGTCGAGTGGGAGGGTGAACTCGGCGAGACCCGTTCCTACACCTACGAGGAACTCCTCGAGGAGGTCCAGGCCGTCGCCGCGACGCTCCGGGAGCTCGGCGTCGAGGAGGACGACGTCGTCACGCTGTACATGCCGATGATCCCGGAGCTGACGGTCGCGATGCTCGCCTGTGCCCGGATCGGCGCACCCCACTCGGTGGTGTTCGCCGGCTTCTCCGCGGACGCGCTCGCGACGCGGATGAATTCGTCCGACAGCGAGTACCTGATCACCGCCGACGGCTACTACCGGCGCGGCGACAGCCTCGATCATCTCTCCAAAACCAACGAGGGTCTCGAGGACGTCGAGCACGAGACGGCGACGATCGTCGTCGACCGGCTCGGCGACGACCTCGATCACTCCCTCGCGGACGGCCAGCACGACTACGAGGAGCTGGTCGACGAGAACCGCGGCGAGACCGTCGAGCCGGTAACCCGCGACGCCGAGGACATGCTGTTCCTGATGTACACCTCGGGGACGACGGGCCAGCCCAAGGGGGTCAAGCACACGACCGCGGGTTATCTCGCCTACACGGCCTGGACTTCCCAGGCCGTCCTCGATCTCGAGCCCGGCGACACCTACTGGTGTTCGGCCGACATCGGCTGGATCACGGGCCACTCCTACATCGTCTACGGTCCCCTCGCGCTGGGGACGACGACGGTGATGTACGAGGGCACTCCCGACTACCCGGACAAGGACCGGTTCTGGGAGATCGTCGAGAAAAACGAGGTCGACGTCTTCTACACCGCGCCGACGGCCATCCGCGCGTTCATGAAGTGGGGCAAGGAGTACCCGGAGAAACACGATCTCTCCTCGCTGCGCCTGCTCGGGACCGTCGGCGAACCGATCAACCCCCGCGCCTGGAAGTGGTACTACAAACACATCGGGGGCGAGGAGTGCCCGATCGTCGACACCTGGTGGCAGACCGAAACCGGCGGGCACATGATCACCACGCTGCCGGGCGTCAACGAGATGAAGCCCGGCTCCGCCGGCCCGGGTCTCCCCGGCGTCGACACGCGGATCGTCGACGCGCAGGGCGAGGAGGTCGACGCCGGCGAGGCCGGCTACCTCACCGTCCAGAAGCCGTGGCCCGGCATGCTCCGGACGCTCTACCAGAACGACGAGCGGTTCATCGAGGAGTACTGGGAGGAGTACTCCGACCCCGACGCCGACGAGTGGGTGTACTTCCCCGAGGACGGCGCGAAGATCGACGAGGACGACTACATCACCGTCCTCGGTCGGGTCGACGACGTGATCAACGTCTCCGGTCACCGGCTGGGAACGATGGAGATCGAGAGTGCGATCGTCGGCGTCGAGGGCGTCGCCGAGGCCGCGGTCGTCGGCGGCGACCACGAGGTGAAAGGCGAAGCCGTCTACGCCTACGTCATCACCGAAGACGGCTACGAGGGCGACGACGAACTCGCCGAGGAGATCGTCGAGGGCGTCGTCGACGCCATCGGTCCGATCGCAAAGCCGGAGGACGTCGTGTTCACGCCCGAGCTCCCCAAGACCCGCTCGGGGAAGATCATGCGTCGCCTGCTCGAGGATATCGCCAGCGGCAACGAACTCGGTAACACGTCGACGCTCCGGAACCCCGAAGTCGTCGACGAGATCGCAGCGCAGGTACAGGACGAGTAG
- the paaC gene encoding 1,2-phenylacetyl-CoA epoxidase subunit PaaC yields MAALDPGKLDARERNALETLLKRLADDEFVLAERYTEWQVRAPTLESDLALANNAQDELGHARLWYDVLEDLGFEEQALIYERDPADFRHATLVERPFEEGDWADAVLRSYLYDAAEKLRLEALEDSAYPKIADRVGKIRSEEEYHLEHAQNWVERLADGDEGHERLQDALDRLFPYALTLFEPVDPDVEDDIVELGLRDATLEELGEEWLSIVVPSLESLDLEPPVSAQVDDDTFEITEDMLPEERGRDGGHTDAWFDLHDELTHTYRDLGRSETTKIMDKPE; encoded by the coding sequence ATGGCGGCGCTGGACCCCGGGAAGCTCGACGCCCGCGAGCGCAACGCCCTCGAGACGCTGCTGAAGCGGCTCGCGGACGACGAGTTCGTGCTGGCCGAGCGCTACACCGAGTGGCAGGTCCGCGCGCCGACCCTCGAGTCGGATCTCGCGCTGGCGAACAACGCCCAGGACGAACTGGGCCACGCGCGGCTGTGGTACGACGTGCTGGAGGATCTGGGCTTCGAGGAACAGGCGCTGATCTACGAGCGCGATCCCGCCGATTTCCGCCACGCGACGCTCGTCGAGCGCCCCTTCGAGGAGGGGGACTGGGCCGACGCCGTGCTCCGATCGTACCTCTACGACGCCGCCGAAAAGCTCCGGCTCGAGGCGCTGGAGGACTCGGCGTACCCGAAAATCGCCGACCGGGTCGGCAAGATCCGAAGCGAGGAGGAGTACCACCTCGAACACGCCCAGAACTGGGTCGAGCGGCTCGCCGACGGCGACGAGGGTCACGAGCGCCTGCAGGACGCCCTCGATCGGCTGTTCCCGTACGCGTTGACGCTGTTCGAACCGGTCGACCCCGACGTCGAGGACGACATCGTCGAGCTGGGGCTACGGGACGCGACCCTCGAGGAGCTGGGCGAGGAGTGGCTCTCGATCGTGGTGCCCTCCCTCGAGTCCCTCGACCTCGAACCCCCGGTCAGCGCGCAGGTCGACGACGACACGTTCGAGATCACCGAAGACATGCTCCCCGAGGAGCGCGGCCGGGATGGGGGGCACACCGACGCGTGGTTCGACCTCCACGACGAACTCACCCACACGTACCGCGACCTTGGACGCAGCGAGACCACCAAAATCATGGACAAACCAGAATGA
- the acs gene encoding acetate--CoA ligase, whose product MVDRNGWDADASVPAGPSHDPPASFVEQANVTDEAVYEAFEEEWPDCWERAADLLSWERPYDDVLVDDDAPFYEWFSGGRLNASYNCLDRHLEAGRKTHAAIRWEGKRGERETYTYQDLATAVNEFAATLLDLGVEENDIVTLYLPMIPELPIAMLACARIGAPHSVVFAGLSADALATRMDAADSEYLVTCDGYYRRGDAFNQKSKVDNALISLDQDVETVVVDRLGDDLPHVLGEREYDYDELVTAHAGETVEPVTRNAEDMLFLMYTSGTTGEPKGVVHTTGGYLAHVAWSSRAVLDIKPEDTYWCAADIGWITGHSYIVYGPLALGTTTVMYEGTPDYPDRDRLWEIVEKNAVDVFYTAPTAIRAFMKWGEEYPERHDLSSLRLLGTVGEAISARPWRWYREHIGGGDAPIVDTWWQTETGAITVSTLPGVDAMKPGSAGPGLPGIDARVVDADGEDVDPGETGYLTIARPWPGMARTLYDGDDRFRSEYWSQFSDPDDGRWWYFSGDAATIDEDGYITVLGRVDDVINVSGRRLSTMEIESAITGVDGVVEAAVVGRSGEGGGTEIYAYVSTEADCEPDATLRERIVEGVESSIGPIATPASVVFTPELPKTRSGKIMRRLLEDVANGDQLGDTSALRNPEIVGEIQTEIQTE is encoded by the coding sequence ATGGTCGACCGCAACGGGTGGGACGCCGACGCGTCGGTGCCGGCGGGACCATCCCACGACCCGCCCGCGTCGTTCGTCGAACAGGCGAACGTCACGGACGAGGCCGTCTACGAGGCGTTCGAGGAGGAGTGGCCCGACTGCTGGGAGCGGGCGGCCGACCTGCTCTCCTGGGAACGACCGTACGACGACGTCCTCGTAGACGACGACGCCCCGTTTTACGAGTGGTTCTCGGGCGGTCGGCTCAATGCCTCGTACAACTGTCTGGATCGACACCTCGAGGCGGGCCGGAAGACCCACGCGGCGATCCGGTGGGAGGGAAAACGCGGCGAGCGCGAGACCTACACCTACCAGGATCTGGCAACGGCGGTAAACGAGTTCGCGGCGACGCTGTTGGATCTCGGTGTCGAGGAGAACGATATCGTCACGCTGTATCTGCCGATGATCCCGGAGCTACCGATCGCGATGTTGGCCTGCGCGCGGATCGGCGCGCCCCACTCGGTGGTCTTTGCGGGGCTGTCCGCGGACGCGCTGGCGACCCGGATGGACGCGGCCGACAGCGAGTATCTGGTGACCTGTGACGGCTACTATCGCCGCGGTGACGCCTTCAACCAGAAGAGCAAGGTCGACAACGCCCTGATCTCGCTCGACCAGGACGTCGAGACCGTCGTCGTCGATCGGCTCGGCGACGACCTCCCGCACGTCCTCGGCGAGCGGGAGTACGACTACGACGAACTGGTCACAGCCCACGCCGGCGAGACCGTCGAGCCGGTGACCCGTAACGCCGAGGATATGCTGTTTCTGATGTACACCTCGGGTACCACGGGCGAGCCGAAAGGCGTCGTCCACACGACGGGCGGCTACCTCGCACACGTCGCCTGGAGCTCGCGGGCGGTGCTCGACATCAAACCCGAGGACACCTACTGGTGTGCGGCCGACATCGGCTGGATCACGGGTCACTCCTACATCGTCTACGGCCCCCTCGCGCTGGGGACGACGACGGTGATGTACGAGGGCACCCCCGACTACCCCGATCGGGATCGGCTCTGGGAGATCGTCGAGAAGAACGCGGTCGACGTCTTCTACACCGCGCCGACCGCGATCCGGGCGTTCATGAAGTGGGGCGAGGAGTACCCCGAGCGCCACGATCTCTCCTCGCTGCGCCTACTCGGAACCGTCGGCGAGGCGATCAGCGCCCGGCCGTGGCGCTGGTACCGCGAGCATATCGGCGGCGGGGACGCACCAATCGTCGACACCTGGTGGCAGACCGAGACGGGCGCGATCACGGTCTCTACGTTACCGGGCGTCGACGCGATGAAACCCGGCTCCGCCGGCCCCGGCCTGCCGGGGATCGACGCCAGGGTCGTCGACGCCGACGGCGAGGACGTCGATCCCGGCGAGACGGGGTATCTCACGATCGCTCGACCGTGGCCCGGGATGGCCCGCACCCTCTACGACGGCGACGACCGCTTTCGCTCCGAGTACTGGAGCCAGTTCTCCGATCCCGACGACGGTCGCTGGTGGTACTTCAGCGGCGACGCGGCGACGATCGACGAGGACGGCTACATCACCGTCCTCGGTCGGGTCGACGACGTGATCAACGTCTCCGGGCGCCGGCTGAGCACGATGGAGATCGAGAGTGCGATCACCGGCGTCGACGGCGTCGTCGAGGCCGCGGTCGTCGGGCGCTCGGGTGAGGGCGGCGGCACCGAGATCTACGCCTACGTCAGCACCGAGGCCGACTGCGAGCCTGACGCCACCCTCCGCGAGCGGATCGTCGAGGGTGTCGAGTCCTCGATCGGCCCTATCGCTACCCCCGCCTCCGTGGTGTTCACGCCGGAGCTTCCCAAGACCCGGTCGGGCAAGATCATGCGCCGCCTGCTCGAGGACGTCGCGAACGGCGACCAGCTGGGCGATACGAGCGCGCTGCGAAACCCCGAGATCGTCGGCGAGATCCAGACCGAGATCCAGACCGAGTAG
- a CDS encoding universal stress protein: MSLLVPFDGSVLARKALERASTFGDLLEEELVALTVIPDDEDYARDRGWISEGEPFDPEAIASGMQRRVEDVAPEATFRVERVTSDEPTATATTNVVREIRRFAGELGASVVFIGSENAGSVISPQSSVGSPVANDHRYDVYVVRHSESEAGDVEDVDSVRS, from the coding sequence ATGTCACTGCTCGTTCCGTTCGACGGTTCGGTGCTAGCCCGCAAGGCCCTCGAGCGCGCCTCGACGTTCGGCGACCTCCTCGAGGAGGAACTCGTCGCCCTGACCGTGATCCCCGACGACGAGGACTACGCCCGCGACAGAGGCTGGATCAGCGAGGGAGAGCCGTTCGATCCCGAGGCAATCGCCTCGGGGATGCAACGACGCGTCGAGGACGTCGCGCCGGAGGCGACGTTCCGTGTCGAGCGCGTCACCTCCGACGAGCCGACGGCGACGGCGACGACGAACGTGGTTCGGGAGATCAGACGGTTCGCCGGCGAGCTCGGCGCCAGCGTCGTCTTCATCGGATCGGAGAACGCCGGCTCGGTGATCTCGCCACAGTCCAGCGTCGGCAGTCCCGTCGCCAACGACCACCGCTACGACGTCTACGTCGTCCGCCACTCCGAGTCCGAGGCCGGCGACGTCGAGGACGTCGACTCCGTGCGGTCGTAG
- a CDS encoding helix-turn-helix domain-containing protein: MIDDCLAVEFRVRNDDCPLAEASRDVGVEIDARAPQRRSDGYDLLQFRSTRTDRLTTHLDEDDRISHLYVSRTDGRSRYRCLSKQPCVVRRLIDGGLIVETLRYREGEARIFGTVVGRDVLKGVMEAAGETVGVKLERVFPLESEVTESPGQRWELTPAQEECLRTALEAGYFEIPRRTSSEAVAAELGISKSAFLERLRRAEAALFEQMFG; the protein is encoded by the coding sequence ATGATCGACGACTGTCTCGCCGTGGAGTTTCGGGTTCGAAACGACGACTGCCCGCTCGCGGAGGCGAGTCGTGACGTCGGCGTCGAGATCGACGCCCGGGCGCCCCAACGGCGCAGCGACGGCTACGATCTCCTGCAGTTTCGCTCGACGAGGACGGACCGGCTCACGACGCACCTGGACGAGGACGATCGGATCTCGCACCTGTACGTCTCCCGGACTGACGGTCGCTCCCGGTACCGGTGTCTCTCGAAACAGCCCTGCGTCGTCCGACGGCTGATCGACGGCGGTCTCATCGTCGAGACCCTGCGATACCGCGAGGGGGAGGCGCGGATCTTCGGGACCGTCGTCGGGCGCGACGTACTGAAAGGCGTCATGGAGGCGGCGGGCGAGACCGTCGGCGTCAAACTCGAGCGGGTCTTTCCCCTCGAGTCGGAGGTCACGGAGTCGCCCGGTCAGCGGTGGGAGCTCACGCCGGCCCAGGAGGAGTGTCTCCGGACGGCCCTCGAAGCGGGCTACTTCGAGATTCCGCGACGGACCAGTTCTGAGGCGGTCGCCGCCGAGCTCGGGATCAGCAAGTCGGCGTTTCTCGAGCGGCTCCGTCGAGCCGAGGCGGCGCTGTTCGAACAGATGTTCGGGTAA
- the paaA gene encoding 1,2-phenylacetyl-CoA epoxidase subunit PaaA, with protein sequence MDLDAVKARAGPREFSPADDLPREYREAATRMIEFHANSEIMGAYLERPFIRQAPSIDRKLAFSAKVQDEIGHAQLLYRAAESLGVKSRDEMIDDLANGDGKFLNCFHYPLKSWVEIPMISFFVDGAAMRRQATLRRTSWEPYAHAMDKVCFEEGFHVKHGEDILRELMTGSRAEQRRTQEAFEEWWPRIIQFFGPTDDKSTHHDFAASVGLKQQSNDELRDAFLDQYIPKARKYGLEIPDEPRIREREDGTYAVEENDLDWDEFFTIAKNDYEPGLGQINGRKRAQEAVQWVRDTIEDDATAAGGTAPQAAD encoded by the coding sequence ATGGATCTTGACGCAGTCAAAGCACGCGCGGGGCCACGGGAGTTCAGCCCCGCGGACGACCTTCCGCGGGAGTATCGGGAGGCAGCAACGCGGATGATCGAGTTCCACGCCAACAGTGAGATCATGGGCGCGTACCTCGAGCGCCCGTTCATCCGACAGGCGCCGAGTATCGACCGGAAGCTGGCGTTCTCGGCGAAGGTCCAGGACGAGATCGGTCACGCCCAGCTACTGTACCGCGCCGCGGAGTCACTGGGCGTCAAGAGCCGCGACGAGATGATCGACGACCTCGCGAACGGGGACGGGAAGTTCCTCAACTGCTTCCATTACCCGCTGAAGAGCTGGGTCGAGATACCGATGATCTCGTTTTTCGTCGACGGGGCGGCGATGCGCCGGCAGGCGACGCTTCGCCGAACCAGCTGGGAGCCCTACGCTCACGCGATGGACAAGGTCTGCTTCGAGGAGGGATTTCACGTCAAGCACGGCGAGGACATCCTTCGCGAACTCATGACCGGGTCGCGCGCCGAACAGCGACGGACCCAGGAGGCGTTCGAGGAGTGGTGGCCCCGCATCATCCAGTTCTTCGGGCCGACCGACGACAAGAGCACCCACCACGACTTCGCCGCCTCGGTCGGGCTCAAACAGCAGTCCAACGACGAACTCCGGGACGCCTTCCTCGACCAGTACATCCCGAAGGCCCGGAAGTACGGCCTCGAGATCCCCGACGAGCCACGCATCCGCGAGCGCGAGGACGGCACCTACGCGGTCGAGGAGAACGACCTCGACTGGGACGAGTTCTTCACGATCGCGAAGAACGACTACGAGCCCGGTCTCGGGCAGATCAACGGTCGCAAACGCGCCCAGGAGGCCGTTCAGTGGGTTCGTGACACGATCGAGGACGACGCCACAGCCGCCGGCGGAACGGCGCCGCAGGCGGCCGACTGA
- a CDS encoding bacterio-opsin activator domain-containing protein: MSLEEPESASATLSREEYESLLDAAETYREALVVRCCGEVGLRPTDLASVTLAAIDQVRTDPPRYLLRLPESRVAYLPTEIERELRRYARSNGISSDESVFSVSARRLQMLVAEVAERASERFDDPVLESVSTEDLRRYFLETALTDHGINPLVVKRVGGWSSFEALEPYLSSPTDEEIVEEFATVEAGPGTRSGGERAVSDGSVVRSLLAASDRCGLVRLDPDGYVDRWNRSAESTFGYRAGEIVGTHVSALYADEAVERGQPDQTLTRALEDGGYEGDCWLVREGGSRFRALELVTPLRDERHRLQGFALLVCDVSRYQERLEEARSVREDLERVHNVAARHRALTDALLEATSHEEVETATCSVLADGRTYDAAWIDRTTHSDRHGGWRTASGLEAEQVDRLVPEGWNEPGAAAPGRRPDDDYGAIGSELEDPEAGTPESAGPRTVSVATGIEATIGDGDAFAGRVAAVPIWYGDTVYGRLAVATERAAAFDERERAWLGTIGRQVGYAIAAIRRRNLLLSDRVVELEFVCRDEDSFFVETSRRLDCRVELDSLVPLSDSTQLYYVRLEGASPADVFERAETDPGIDDCRLIETYEDACRLEFVVEGSSPTLTLTEYGVTVREARFEEGTATIVAECAADADIRTIVAGLRSAFPDCELAGKRETERPVQTGREFREGLEERLTDRQEAALRAAYSGGYYDWPRESTAEEIADAMGVSSPTLHSHLRKGQHELLRTFFDDPTADE; this comes from the coding sequence GTGAGTCTCGAGGAGCCCGAATCCGCGTCCGCCACGCTCTCCCGCGAGGAGTACGAGTCGCTTCTCGACGCCGCCGAGACCTACCGGGAGGCGCTTGTCGTCCGCTGTTGTGGCGAGGTCGGGCTCCGGCCGACCGATCTCGCGTCGGTGACCCTCGCCGCCATCGATCAGGTACGAACCGATCCGCCTCGCTACCTGCTTCGCCTCCCGGAGTCGCGGGTCGCGTACCTGCCGACCGAGATCGAGCGGGAGCTGCGGCGGTACGCCCGGAGCAACGGGATCTCGAGCGACGAGTCCGTGTTCTCGGTCTCGGCTCGACGGCTCCAGATGCTCGTCGCCGAGGTCGCCGAACGCGCGAGCGAGCGGTTCGACGACCCCGTCCTCGAGTCGGTCTCGACGGAGGATCTCCGGCGATACTTCCTCGAGACCGCGCTGACCGACCACGGGATCAACCCGCTGGTCGTCAAACGCGTCGGCGGCTGGAGCAGCTTCGAGGCCCTCGAACCCTACCTCTCGAGTCCGACCGACGAGGAGATCGTCGAGGAGTTCGCTACGGTCGAGGCCGGACCGGGGACGCGATCGGGCGGCGAGCGCGCGGTCAGCGACGGCAGCGTCGTTCGATCCTTGCTCGCGGCAAGCGACCGCTGCGGACTGGTTCGTCTCGATCCCGACGGCTACGTCGACCGGTGGAACCGCAGCGCCGAGTCGACGTTTGGCTACCGCGCCGGCGAGATCGTCGGCACCCACGTCTCGGCGCTGTACGCCGACGAGGCGGTCGAACGGGGGCAGCCCGATCAGACGCTGACCCGGGCGCTCGAGGACGGCGGCTACGAGGGCGACTGCTGGCTCGTCCGCGAGGGCGGAAGCCGATTTCGCGCACTCGAGCTCGTCACGCCGCTGCGCGACGAGCGACACCGCCTCCAGGGGTTCGCACTGCTGGTCTGTGACGTCTCCCGGTACCAGGAACGGCTCGAGGAGGCTCGCTCGGTCCGCGAGGACCTCGAGCGGGTCCACAACGTCGCCGCCCGCCACCGGGCGCTGACGGACGCGTTGCTCGAGGCGACCAGCCACGAGGAAGTCGAGACCGCGACCTGTTCCGTCCTCGCGGACGGTCGGACCTACGACGCCGCCTGGATCGATCGGACGACCCACTCGGACCGCCACGGCGGGTGGCGAACGGCAAGCGGGCTCGAGGCCGAGCAGGTCGATCGGCTCGTTCCCGAGGGGTGGAACGAGCCGGGGGCGGCGGCACCCGGTCGTCGTCCGGACGACGACTACGGCGCGATCGGGTCGGAGCTCGAGGATCCGGAGGCCGGAACCCCCGAATCGGCGGGGCCACGAACGGTCTCGGTCGCGACCGGAATCGAGGCGACGATCGGCGACGGGGACGCCTTCGCGGGTCGTGTCGCGGCCGTCCCGATCTGGTACGGCGACACGGTGTACGGACGGCTGGCGGTCGCGACCGAGCGCGCGGCCGCGTTCGACGAGCGCGAGCGAGCCTGGCTCGGGACGATCGGTCGGCAGGTCGGATACGCGATCGCCGCGATTCGGCGCCGAAACCTCCTGCTGTCGGATCGGGTAGTCGAACTCGAGTTCGTCTGCCGGGACGAGGACTCCTTTTTCGTCGAGACGAGCCGTCGACTCGACTGTCGCGTCGAACTGGACTCGCTGGTGCCGCTGTCGGACTCGACGCAGCTGTACTACGTCCGACTGGAGGGAGCGTCGCCGGCCGATGTCTTCGAGCGCGCGGAGACCGATCCGGGGATCGACGACTGTCGGCTCATCGAGACCTACGAGGACGCCTGCCGGCTCGAGTTCGTCGTCGAGGGCTCCTCGCCGACGCTGACGTTGACCGAGTACGGCGTCACCGTCCGCGAGGCCCGCTTCGAGGAGGGGACCGCGACGATCGTCGCCGAGTGTGCGGCCGACGCCGACATCAGGACGATCGTCGCCGGGCTGCGCTCGGCGTTTCCCGACTGCGAGCTGGCCGGCAAACGCGAGACCGAACGGCCGGTCCAGACCGGACGCGAGTTCCGGGAGGGGTTAGAGGAGCGACTGACCGACCGCCAGGAGGCCGCCCTGCGGGCCGCCTACTCCGGCGGGTACTACGACTGGCCCCGGGAGAGCACTGCCGAGGAGATCGCCGACGCGATGGGCGTCTCCTCGCCGACGCTGCACAGCCACCTCCGGAAGGGTCAACACGAGCTGTTACGGACCTTCTTCGACGACCCGACGGCCGACGAGTAG